In Humulus lupulus chromosome 6, drHumLupu1.1, whole genome shotgun sequence, a single genomic region encodes these proteins:
- the LOC133781999 gene encoding ubiquinol oxidase, mitochondrial-like: MMIMKMMRVARSVNNGGSSSNISSISNFHRHISMSVFPARSLASGSGFNAVDDLYLTKRIMTMMKMSAASFSSSSSPAKTTSLTEKEELKGKKDQSNAIVSSYWGVSRQKITREDGTEWPWNCFMPWETYAADLSIDLSKHHVPKTFGDKFAYKTVKLLRIPTDLFFRRRYGCRAMMLETVAAVPGMVGGVLLHLRSLRKFEQSGGWIKALLEEAENERMHLMTMVELVQPKWYERLLVLAVQGVFFNAYFVLYVLSPKLAHRIVGYLEEEAVHSYTEYLKDLNEGRIENVPAPAIAIDYWRLPKDATLKDVITVIRADEAHHRDVNHFASDIHFQGKELKESPAPVGYH, from the exons ATGATGATCATGAAGATGATGAGGGTGGCGAGGTCAGTCAACAATGGCGGGAGCAGTAGTAATATCAGCAGCATCAGCAACTTCCACCGCCATATTTCCATGTCGGTCTTTCCGGCGAGGTCTCTGGCCAGTGGAAGCGGTTTTAATGCGGTGGATGATTTGTACTTGACGAAGAGAATCATGACGATGATGAAGATGAGTGCggcttctttctcttcttcttcgtcGCCGGCGAAAACGACGTCGTTGACGGAGAAGGAGGAGCTGAAAGGGAAGAAGGATCAAAGTAACGCGATTGTTTCGAGCTATTGGGGGGTTTCGAGACAGAAGATTACTCGGGAAGATGGAACCGAGTGGCCATGGAACTGCTTTATG CCATGGGAGACCTACGCTGCAGATTTGTCGATCGATTTGAGCAAACACCATGTGCCGAAGACGTTCGGGGATAAGTTCGCTTATAAAACAGTCAAACTCCTCAGGATTCCGACGGATTTGTTCTTCAGG AGACGATATGGGTGTCGAGCAATGATGTTAGAAACTGTTGCAGCCGTCCCTGGCATGGTAGGAGGTGTCCTCCTTCACTTGAGGTCTCTCCGCAAGTTCGAGCAAAGCGGTGGTTGGATCAAGGCCTTGCTTGAAGAAGCAGAGAACGAGAGAATGCACCTAATGACAATGGTGGAACTGGTTCAGCCCAAATGGTACGAGAGACTACTGGTTCTAGCCGTTCAGGGAGTCTTCTTCAATGCTTACTTTGTGCTTTATGTACTCTCCCCCAAGCTAGCACATAGAATTGTTGGTTACTTGGAAGAGGAGGCTGTACATTCTTATACGGAGTACTTGAAGGATCTCAATGAAGGTAGGATCGAAAATGTCCCGGCTCCTGCCATTGCAATTGACTACTGGAGATTACCAAAGGACGCAACCCTTAAAGATGTCATTACTGTTATTCGTGCTGATGAAGCTCACCACCGCGATGTCAACCATTTTGCATCA GATATCCATTTTCAGGGAAAAGAATTGAAAGAATCTCCAGCTCCAGTTGGATACCATTGa